Genomic segment of Dromiciops gliroides isolate mDroGli1 chromosome 3, mDroGli1.pri, whole genome shotgun sequence:
ttatgtgtatatatatgtgtgtgtatatatatatctatatgtatatgtatagatatatatagatataacctatatcagattacctgctgtctaggggaggggggagggaggggagggagggagggagaaaaatctgaaattgtaaagcatgtataaacaaaagttgagaactatctttacatgtaacggaaaaaataaaatatctcataatgtaaaaaaaaaaaaaaaagcatctgaaacagagaaaggaagaagcttCCATTTCAACTTGGGCAACCAGCCCTATGAATGTTTCTAAGGTCAAGTCCTTGCATTGTTAAGTGACAGCATTATCTAAGGCCTGCTGTCTGCACCCTGATTTCagagtagggattttttttaaaaggctttataAATAATGTAAAGCATGTTGCCTGGTTCTTTAAGTAATGAATGAACTTACTTGCCCCACTAACCTCCCTTTTTGTCTGTCTCCACAGAGCAGTGCTCAGCACGGCCATCATGCCAacactcttcctcttcctcctttgtgCCATCAAGGAGGTAATCCCTTACAGTGCTCACTGGAAGCCTACTTGGCCAGCTTACCGAGTCCCCATCATCCTTCCCCAGTCCATCCACAGTTTAGACAAGCCAGAGTTTGTGGCTGAAGCCAAGTTGGAAGTGTCATCTTCCTGTGGGCCCCAGTGCCACAAGGTTTCACCTCTGCCAACATATGAAGAAGTCAAGCAGTACTTGTCTTATGAAACTCTGTATGCCAATGGCAGCCGCACAGAGACGGAGGTTGGCATTTATGTCCAGCGAAGTGAGACAGAGTCCAGGGGCCGGTCTCGGATGAAGAGGCAAATTTATGGTTATGACAGCAGGTTCAGCATCTTTGGAAAGGACTTCTTGCTGAACTATCCATTTTCAACATCTGTGAAGCTCTCAACTGGCTGCACTGGAACCCTGGTAGCCGAGAAACATGTCCTCACTGCTGCCCACTGCGTCCATGATGGCAAAACCTATGTGAAGGGGGCCCAGAAACTTCGGGTGGGTTTCCTGAGGCCCAAGGTGAAAGAGAACGGTCGGGTCTCTAATGTCTCCAACTCCGCCATCCCTGACAAGATGAAATTTCAATGGATTCGGGTAAAACGCACCCATGTTCCCAAGGGTTGGATCAAAGGAAATGCCAATGACATTGGGATGGATTATGACTATGCTCTTTTAGAGCTCAAAAAACCCCATAAGAGAAAATTCATGAAGATTGGGGTGAGCCCTCCTGCTAAGCATCTGCCTGGGGGCCGGATCCATTTCTCTGGCTATGACAATGACCGCCCAGGAAATCTAGTGTACCGCTTCTGTGATGTCAAAGATGAGACATATGACCTCCTCTACCAGCAGTGTGATGCCCAGCCTGGGGCTAGTGGGTCAGGAGTGTATGTGAGGATGTGGAAGAGACAGCAGCAGAAATGGGAGCGCAAAATTATTGGGATCTTTTCAGGACACCAGTGGGTGGACATGAACGGCTCACCACAGGACTTCAATGTGGCTGTTCGCATCACGCCCCTTAAATACGCACAGATTTGTTATTGGATTAAAGGAAACTACGTGGATTGTAGGGAAGGGTGAGAAGAATGTTTCTCCCCACCAGCACTTAATGGTCTTTATTGTACTTATTTTAGAAAAGGCTAAATTttggcgagagagagagagagagagagagagagagagagagagagagagagcgcaagcgtatgagtgtgtatgagtgtgtgtatgtgtgtgtgtgtatgcatgggtATGGCCGACTATGTGGTGTCTGTGtggatatctatgtatatgtgtacatgtgtatgcctAGAGAGGGTATTATAGTGTTTCTCTTAAATCCCTAAAATTACAAGATGACtggctttactttttaaaaactaatttgttTATCACATCATGGTGAGCAATTCAAAGACATATCTTTTGATAGAAATAAAGGCATagggttgttttgggttttttgttcatGTGCTAAATTAATCTTGAAGTTATCCAAGGACCTTTGGGTTTGATCCACCTAGACTTTTGTTAGATTGTATTAAACACATCGTACACAGGAGATTCATGCAAGTGTGTATCCCTACTTTATGTGGTTGGAAGTATGATAGGTCCAGTTCCCTGATGGTACCAGTTCATTCTCAGCCTCCCTAATGAGTGCAAGGACTAGAGGGGAATGTAGTGATGGTATGTTGAACTTGAGGCATTCTTTTTGTTAGTCCTTAGAGgaatgaaaaggcaaaaaaagtttatatgcagtatttatacatacattcaaatataatttaatggaaaataggatcatagaatcatagatttagagatggaaggagccTCAAAAGTCATCTGCTATTTTTTCctcacctctcattttacaagtgaggaagaagattaagcaatttgcccaaattCATACAAGGGATGCTTGtcttaggcaagatttgaacccagatcctctctcAGTCTTCTCTTTAGTTTAGAACTAGTTCCTTCCCAAATACCATACCAGCCTAGGATATGGCTTTGCCCGTCATCCAGTTACCCCAGAGCAGGCAAAGGTGTATCTGTACCACTTCGTTCAATTCTTGCTACTTAACTGGTTTTTAATTAGAACAACTCCTCAGTGGCAATGGACCTAGCATATTTAGCATAAGCTACCATTGATTTCCAGTTGATCGTCACTAGGCACAAGAAGAAATTGCTGACTCTTTCCATCCACAATCCCCTTCCCTACCAAGATTATCATCCAGAATTTATCGTCTCTTTTGATTAGAATAATCTGAAGTTAATTCAATGCCAGTAAACAATGGGAGTGGTGCTAGACAGACATTGTAGTCAAAATAACACCTTATTTGAGGATGAGCAAATTGACTCTGAACAGAAATGATCCTTCTTAGATATGTTTCTGTGCTTTATAGGGACTGTATTTGCTTAACTTGTCCACACATTGTTTCTTCACTTTCCTAACGTTTATAGTGAAAACCCTTGGATGGCACATTTAAAAAGTACACACAGTAGGACTTTTAATCTAGTTTTAAAAGGGTCtctttaagaggcagctaggtggcatagtggataaagcactggccttggattcaggaggacctgagttcaaatccagcctcagacacttgacacttaactagctgcgtgaccctgtgcaagtcccttaaccctcattgccctgcaaaaaaaaaaaaagtctcttttaCCCAAGGTGTCTTGGGACATGGACTATATCAGATAcatcagtttttgttgttgttttttaataaggGAATCCAAGGTGGATCAGGTAAATGCAATGACTAATGCTTTAAAATATGATTAAtcattatatgtaattgagagACTGATTTGTtctctatttacttattttggcTCTCAGCTGCCACAGCTACCACGTGAGCATTTCATGAATGTATGgcagtgaagaaagaaaaatttaaggaATTAAAGGCCAATAGTCCTTCTACTTGCCCTTCAGGGTGTCATTCCAATGTGTTTTATTGTTACTTACTTGTGAGCACATTCAAATACAGCACTATTGTTACAGTCATTCtccatattcctttttctttcttttccctccttccttctttccttccttttttttctttcttttttggaagcCAAATCTCTCATCAATAACTAAACCAACAGGCACACACCCTGTGCCTACCAAAGACCCTGAAAATTCCAGTGAAGCAATACTTTCTCCAGTTAGGTTGCCAGAGACATAGTTGGTGCAGCAAAGAGTAGCATGGCTGCCAGACCTGCTGGGGCTCCCACACAATTCTAAGCTTAAGTCCCTGTCTGTGTTACTGAGGATGCCTTTGCACCTGCTCAGGAAGACATGCCACATCCAGCCTAACACTAATGTTATAGCGAGGGTCTCCTTCTATGAAATGACATATTCATTAATTTTATCTTCTTGCAAAGTGGAAACCTCTCTCAACCAATAtaagaagtaaaaaataataatcaacttTTAGGGTGCAGTGAATTTACTGTGAAATGGGGGTACTCAGGAGATAGTGTGATATAGAAGGAAATGTCggacttggagccagaggacATCTCagctgcttgtgtgaccttggacaaatcacttaacctgtctagggtttagtttcttcctctgtaagtgaagggagttagattagaaggcTTTTGaggtccatttcagctctaaatctatgagcctacaACCGTACTGTGGTGGTTAATATAACTAAGtcatagggggcagttaggtggcgcagtagatgaaacactggccctggattcaggaggacctgagttcaaatccagcctcagatatttgacacttactagctgtgtgaccctgggtaagtcacttagccctcatttccccacaaatatatatgcatatatgtgtgtgtgtgtgtgtgtattttttcattgacaATAAAAAAGCATATGGCTGTACCTATCCTTTAAGGGGAGAGGAGTGGTGCCCTCCACTCAATGATATTCTTACATTTTGTCATACCCTTCACATACCAGTGACTCAACTCCTGAAAATACTCATCCAAACCCCATTCCACACCACCTACCATGCAATTCCTCATTCCCATCCCCCTCAGTTTTCCTACCCCAAAGTGTCATCTTAACTCCACCTAacccttccactgtgccctctgagATGCTTGTTTCATAGGCAACAAATTTCCCTTACTCTTAAATATAGTCCTTTCCTACTCCTTCCATCTATAAGCTCTTACTGACACTTGGCTTCCCTTACCACATAGCCTGCTTGGCCACTCTTTCCAGTGACCAAATACCTTTACTTTTCCAGTACCTTTACACATTCTCCTCAGCTCATTGGTCAAGACAGTGgggttggaatactccttgcttctCATTGCCACTTCTAggttcttccccttcctccattaCCCAGTAACTTCTCTTTCTTTGAGGTTCATGTtattcatatctaccacccaatcaaaatcctggtggTTGTTGTCTATAcaccctccaccccccaacaggtcactcccttccttcctcaatgcatggcttataatttttctttccaacTCCTGCTGTCATACTAGGAGACTTCAGAATACATATTGATTCTCCCTCTAATACActaaccactcagttcctcaatCTACTTATCTCCCAAGAGCTACTCCTTTATtctacctcagccacacacaaagatggtcatacccttgatcttgccatcacccataaACACACCACCGCCATATTCAAGAATTCTTAAATTCCCTCATCCAACCTTAATCTATTGGTTTTTCACTTCCCCCCTctgtcttctccttcctctgcctTCCTGTATGTAACCCTTCTCTTGATCTGCACCATGACCTCTAATCCTTGgacccctcaattctctcctaGGATATGTCCCCTGCActagccactctctcctcttctccccatcttgactcattggtgaaccaattcaaatCTATACTAtcctcttctcttgaat
This window contains:
- the PRSS23 gene encoding serine protease 23, with protein sequence MRGTGAVLSTAIMPTLFLFLLCAIKEVIPYSAHWKPTWPAYRVPIILPQSIHSLDKPEFVAEAKLEVSSSCGPQCHKVSPLPTYEEVKQYLSYETLYANGSRTETEVGIYVQRSETESRGRSRMKRQIYGYDSRFSIFGKDFLLNYPFSTSVKLSTGCTGTLVAEKHVLTAAHCVHDGKTYVKGAQKLRVGFLRPKVKENGRVSNVSNSAIPDKMKFQWIRVKRTHVPKGWIKGNANDIGMDYDYALLELKKPHKRKFMKIGVSPPAKHLPGGRIHFSGYDNDRPGNLVYRFCDVKDETYDLLYQQCDAQPGASGSGVYVRMWKRQQQKWERKIIGIFSGHQWVDMNGSPQDFNVAVRITPLKYAQICYWIKGNYVDCREG